Proteins co-encoded in one Zalophus californianus isolate mZalCal1 chromosome 9, mZalCal1.pri.v2, whole genome shotgun sequence genomic window:
- the NAB2 gene encoding NGFI-A-binding protein 2 isoform X2, which yields MHRAPSPTAEQPPGGGDCARRTPQPRPKPSARAMALPRTLGELQLYRVLQRANLLSYYETFIQQGGDDVQQLCEAGEEEFLEIMALVGMATKPLHVRRLQKALREWATNPGLFSQPVPAVPVSSIPLFKISETAGTRKGSMSNGHSSPGEKAGSARSFSPKSPLELGEKLSPLPGGPGAGDPRIWPGRSTPESDVGAGGEEEAGSPPFSPPAGGGVPEGTGAGGLAAAGAGGGPDRLEPEMVRMVVESVERIFRSFPRGDAGEVTSLLKLNKKLARSVGHIFEMDDNDSQKEEEIRKYSIIYGRFDSKRREGKQLSLHELTINEAAAQFCMRDNTLLLRRVELFSLSRQVARESTYLSSLKGSRLHPEELGGPPLKKLKQEVGEQSHSELQQPPPGPESYAPPYRPSLEEDSASLSGESLDGHLQEFEEGLLDRCPAPGPHPALVEGRRSSVKVEAEASRQ from the exons ATGCACAGAGCGCCCTCCCCCACAGCCGAGCAGCCGCCGGGCGGAGGGGACTGCGCCCGCCGGACCCCGCAGCCCAGACCCAA GCCCAGTGCCCGAGCCATGGCACTGCCTCGGACACTGGGGGAGCTGCAGCTCTACCGGGTCCTGCAGCGCGCCAATCTCCTTTCCTACTACGAGACCTTCATCCAGCAGGGAGGGGACGACGTGCAGCAACTGTGTGAGGCTGGTGAGGAGGAGTTCCTGGAGATCATGGCTCTCGTGGGCATGGCCACCAAGCCCCTCCACGTCCGACGCCTGCAGAAGGCACTGAGAGAATGGGCCACCAATCCAGGGCTCTTCAGCCAGCCAGTGCCTGCCGTGCCTGTCTCCAGTATCCCACTCTTCAAGATCTCCGAGACTGCGGGCACTCGGAAAGGAAGCATGAGCAATGGGCACAGCAGCCCAGGGGAAAAGGCAGGCAGTGCCCGCAGTTTTAGCCCCAAAAGCCCCCTTGAACTTGGAGAGAAGTTGTCACCACTGCCTGGGGGACCTGGGGCAGGAGACCCCCGGATCTGGCCAGGACGGAGCACTCCAGAGTCCGACGTTGGGGCgggaggagaagaggaggcaggctcaccccccttctccccacctgcaGGGGGAGGAGTCCCTGAGGGaactggggctggggggctggcagcagctggggctgggggtggtccGGATCGACTGGAACCAGAGATGGTACGCATGGTGGTGGAGAGTGTGGAGAGGATCTTCCGGAGCTTCCCCAGGGGGGATGCTGGGGAGGTGACATCCCTGCTGAAGCTGAACAAGAAGCTGGCTCGGAGCGTAGGGCACATTTTTGAGATGGACGATAACGACAGCCAGAAAGAGGAGGAGATCCGCAAATACAGCATCATTTATGGCCGCTTTGACTCCAAGCGGCGGGAGGGCAAGCAGCTCAGCCTGCATGAG CTGACCATCAATGAAGCTGCTGCCCAGTTCTGCATGAGGGACAACACGCTCTTACTGCGGAGGGTGGAGCTCTTCTCCCTGTCACGCCAAGTGGCCCGAGAGAGCACCTACCTGTCCTCATTGAAGGGTTCCAG GCTTCACCCCGAGGAACTGGGAGGCCCTCCCCTGAAGAAGTTAAAACAGGAG GTTGGAGAGCAAAGTCATTCTGAACTCCAGcagcctcccccaggccctgagTCCTATGCACCCCCATACCGCCCCAGCCTGGAGGAAGACAGCGCCAGCCTGTCTGGGGAGAGTCTTGATGGACACTTGCAGG AGTTCGAGGAGGGGCTACTGGACCGATGCCCTGCCCCGGGACCCCATCCTGCTCTAGTGGAAGGTCGCAGGAGCAGTGTCAAAGTGGAGGCTGAGGCCAGCCGGCAGTGA
- the NAB2 gene encoding NGFI-A-binding protein 2 isoform X1 — protein MHRAPSPTAEQPPGGGDCARRTPQPRPKPSARAMALPRTLGELQLYRVLQRANLLSYYETFIQQGGDDVQQLCEAGEEEFLEIMALVGMATKPLHVRRLQKALREWATNPGLFSQPVPAVPVSSIPLFKISETAGTRKGSMSNGHSSPGEKAGSARSFSPKSPLELGEKLSPLPGGPGAGDPRIWPGRSTPESDVGAGGEEEAGSPPFSPPAGGGVPEGTGAGGLAAAGAGGGPDRLEPEMVRMVVESVERIFRSFPRGDAGEVTSLLKLNKKLARSVGHIFEMDDNDSQKEEEIRKYSIIYGRFDSKRREGKQLSLHELTINEAAAQFCMRDNTLLLRRVELFSLSRQVARESTYLSSLKGSRLHPEELGGPPLKKLKQEVGEQSHSELQQPPPGPESYAPPYRPSLEEDSASLSGESLDGHLQAVGSCPRLTPPPADLPLALPAHGLWSRHILQQTLMDEGLRLARLVSHDRVGRLSPCVPAKPPLAEFEEGLLDRCPAPGPHPALVEGRRSSVKVEAEASRQ, from the exons ATGCACAGAGCGCCCTCCCCCACAGCCGAGCAGCCGCCGGGCGGAGGGGACTGCGCCCGCCGGACCCCGCAGCCCAGACCCAA GCCCAGTGCCCGAGCCATGGCACTGCCTCGGACACTGGGGGAGCTGCAGCTCTACCGGGTCCTGCAGCGCGCCAATCTCCTTTCCTACTACGAGACCTTCATCCAGCAGGGAGGGGACGACGTGCAGCAACTGTGTGAGGCTGGTGAGGAGGAGTTCCTGGAGATCATGGCTCTCGTGGGCATGGCCACCAAGCCCCTCCACGTCCGACGCCTGCAGAAGGCACTGAGAGAATGGGCCACCAATCCAGGGCTCTTCAGCCAGCCAGTGCCTGCCGTGCCTGTCTCCAGTATCCCACTCTTCAAGATCTCCGAGACTGCGGGCACTCGGAAAGGAAGCATGAGCAATGGGCACAGCAGCCCAGGGGAAAAGGCAGGCAGTGCCCGCAGTTTTAGCCCCAAAAGCCCCCTTGAACTTGGAGAGAAGTTGTCACCACTGCCTGGGGGACCTGGGGCAGGAGACCCCCGGATCTGGCCAGGACGGAGCACTCCAGAGTCCGACGTTGGGGCgggaggagaagaggaggcaggctcaccccccttctccccacctgcaGGGGGAGGAGTCCCTGAGGGaactggggctggggggctggcagcagctggggctgggggtggtccGGATCGACTGGAACCAGAGATGGTACGCATGGTGGTGGAGAGTGTGGAGAGGATCTTCCGGAGCTTCCCCAGGGGGGATGCTGGGGAGGTGACATCCCTGCTGAAGCTGAACAAGAAGCTGGCTCGGAGCGTAGGGCACATTTTTGAGATGGACGATAACGACAGCCAGAAAGAGGAGGAGATCCGCAAATACAGCATCATTTATGGCCGCTTTGACTCCAAGCGGCGGGAGGGCAAGCAGCTCAGCCTGCATGAG CTGACCATCAATGAAGCTGCTGCCCAGTTCTGCATGAGGGACAACACGCTCTTACTGCGGAGGGTGGAGCTCTTCTCCCTGTCACGCCAAGTGGCCCGAGAGAGCACCTACCTGTCCTCATTGAAGGGTTCCAG GCTTCACCCCGAGGAACTGGGAGGCCCTCCCCTGAAGAAGTTAAAACAGGAG GTTGGAGAGCAAAGTCATTCTGAACTCCAGcagcctcccccaggccctgagTCCTATGCACCCCCATACCGCCCCAGCCTGGAGGAAGACAGCGCCAGCCTGTCTGGGGAGAGTCTTGATGGACACTTGCAGG CTGTGGGGTCATGCCCAAGGCTGACGCCGCCCCCTGCTGACCTGCCTCTGGCATTGCCAGCCCATGGGCTGTGGAGCCGCCACATCCTGCAGCAGACACTGATGGACGAGGGGCTGCGGCTAGCCCGCCTCGTCTCCCACGACCGCGTGGGCCGCCTCAGCCCCTGTGTGCCTGCGAAGCCGCCTCTCGCAG AGTTCGAGGAGGGGCTACTGGACCGATGCCCTGCCCCGGGACCCCATCCTGCTCTAGTGGAAGGTCGCAGGAGCAGTGTCAAAGTGGAGGCTGAGGCCAGCCGGCAGTGA